The Bicyclus anynana chromosome 4, ilBicAnyn1.1, whole genome shotgun sequence DNA window AATAACATATTAAGAAGATGTACCCAGAAGACAATGAGTTTCAAAAATACGCCTCTACCTATGATCCTATAAAAATCGGATCTATAGACGGTAGGAAGTCCTTTTAGTAAACCTTAGCTTATCTCCATCATTACTTGTCGAAACTCTACATTTTGATTAAAACCAAAATGATCCATTCACATTATAAATACTCGTAGGAACGGATACGGAGGCTCACGACCGCGCCGTACTGCGAGCCGTGCACGCAGAGTATGTTCCTAACAAATTAGTGGAAGGTGATCCGCGGCACACCATATTTGTAGCGCGTCTCAACCCTAGGACTACACAGGTTTGAGTTCCCGTTAGCCATTATGTTTTTTCTCCTTGGCTTTCACAATTgtttgtgaaaatttaaaattcagtttATTGCAAACAGACAGGCCAATGTGGTTGAGGTCTTAGCTGTATAACATATATTGACCAACTTGACCTTTGAATGTTTATAATTACAGGAAACAATTTTCacagaattttctaaatttggcaaaataataaactgtcGCTTGGTGAGAGACATTGTGACGGGCAAATCCAAGCAATATGCATTCATTGAATATGAATCCTCGTCTGGAGTTGATCGGGCTTTGAGAGAGATGCATCATGAGTACATCGAAGGAGCAGATGTCATTGTGGAACTGGAGGCAGAGAGAAGGCTGGAAGGGTGGAAGCCACGGAGGCTGGGGGGTGGTTTTGGGGGAAAAAAAGAATCAGGGCAACTCAGATTTGGTTGTAGAGACAGACCATTTAGGAAACCTTTTATAGTGACCTCTAAGAATGATGGCAATCAATAGTTGCAGACTTCTGAAAGACAATTAAAACACACAAAGTCAAATTTTGAAGACCAAGTCAattaataataggtaataaagatattataatgGTAATTATTGAAATAGCTTATGGAAACTGTCAAACATGctgtatttattaaatgttgATGTGTGAATATCTAGTTGGCCACACCCTGACAGCACTAACAGTGTCAAACATGTTTCACATGTTATATCATGAGTAATGTGTGCTGTACAGAGTTCCAGGGATGGTGCAGATCATTCACTAAAACTGAGATCTTCTTATGTGTATTGCAAGCTATATTTCTTACAGTCTTTATTGTGTTCCTTACATTTGTCATACTACATCTAGTTGTTTGTTCAAGAAGCAAACTCGCTAATGACAGGAGAGAACCAAGTAACATTACCTCTGCTCAATCTGTTACTACTTATGTTACTGTACCCAGTGAGAAGAATGGCCAAACTCAGTCGTTTCAAACTGAAAGCACCAACCATGAAGCAGTAAATAATAGCCACATAAATATACTCCCTACATTAGATAAAGGAGTTAAATGTACCTGGACACCATCTTACAAAACTAAAGCTCTTACACACTATTATGTCAACCATACTGATATAATGATGAGCACTAAACCTCATGTTAAAGAAATTCATAACAAATTCATGAATTCTGTTTCAATGGATTACAAGGAGGAAATTGAacttgattttaataaattacttgaAGTTGTATCGGATGGTATTGAAGTAAATGATTCTCGTAAAGATTTACTGCTAGCACTAGTAAAGATAAGACCTCAGCGAGGGGTAACTTTTGGCTGTACGTTAACAATAGTTAACGAGTTTTGGACTGTAACCGCAGCTAGCTGCATAGAAGCCATAGAGGAAGTTGACTCCTTAGATTCTTTTGTGATGATGCAAGGATTTAAAGATCAGGATCAAAAAATACACCCTGTGGTGGATGTCCTGATTCATCCACAATACCAAGGTATCAATGCAACATTTGACCTGGCCGTGCTAAAGTCTGAGACTAAACTCATAAACAATGTAACTTTGGCTGTGACATTACCTACTTTTATAGACTATTTTATGATTTCTTTAGGAGAGCTGCTCACTATTCTTGGATATGGAAGGTTcaggtaaataatttaattattttattggttaATGTAAATGAAATATTCAGTATGGCTGTGGCTTTTGGTTAGCTAAAACTATATTGAGCTATAGTACCTACCCTGTacttatagcctttcttgatgagtactatttaccaacaaagaaattagaaatgaaggtagaaaatatatgtcatttcataacttatgtatggtttgtttataaaatactagctgccgccgcgcggtttcaccctcgtagtttctgttcccttaggaatacaggaataatatacagccttcctcgataaatgggatatctaacactgaaagaatttttcaaatt harbors:
- the LOC112049162 gene encoding U11/U12 small nuclear ribonucleoprotein 35 kDa protein-like, with protein sequence MYPEDNEFQKYASTYDPIKIGSIDGTDTEAHDRAVLRAVHAEYVPNKLVEGDPRHTIFVARLNPRTTQETIFTEFSKFGKIINCRLVRDIVTGKSKQYAFIEYESSSGVDRALREMHHEYIEGADVIVELEAERRLEGWKPRRLGGGFGGKKESGQLRFGCRDRPFRKPFIVTSKNDGNQ
- the LOC112049161 gene encoding thrombin-like enzyme acutobin — protein: MSNVCCTEFQGWCRSFTKTEIFLCVLQAIFLTVFIVFLTFVILHLVVCSRSKLANDRREPSNITSAQSVTTYVTVPSEKNGQTQSFQTESTNHEAVNNSHINILPTLDKGVKCTWTPSYKTKALTHYYVNHTDIMMSTKPHVKEIHNKFMNSVSMDYKEEIELDFNKLLEVVSDGIEVNDSRKDLLLALVKIRPQRGVTFGCTLTIVNEFWTVTAASCIEAIEEVDSLDSFVMMQGFKDQDQKIHPVVDVLIHPQYQGINATFDLAVLKSETKLINNVTLAVTLPTFIDYFMISLGELLTILGYGRFRNIDKDTLARTVREVAVHSLPRAQCPRGAGAAPLCAGVLRARRSPCNYCSGTPLLRRRVLLGLMSDNQQCGLACEPALFVNVALAGDWLQSVISN